From a region of the Pristis pectinata isolate sPriPec2 chromosome 2, sPriPec2.1.pri, whole genome shotgun sequence genome:
- the nkx6.1 gene encoding homeobox protein Nkx-6.1 translates to MIAVGQMDGSRQSAFVLSSPPLAALHSMTEMKNPLYPYSMQPGAGTGAGASSTSSSPSPPGIISAATTAAAAAAATGLKCTSSLPGFMTQQLSSATPHGINDILNRPLMLPGGGGGGGGGGGGGGGGGAGGGGVASTLLSGIPRFNTSLSPPPPGMYFSPAAAAAAAAAAAAVARYPKPLAELPGRTPIFWPGVMQSPPWREARLGCSPHQGAMLIDKDGKRKHTRPTFSGQQIFALEKTFEQTKYLAGPERARLAYSLGMTESQVKVWFQNRRTKWRKKHAAEMATAKKKQDSETERLKGASENDEDDDDYNKPLDPNSDDEKISQLLKKHKPTTLHVHTSENESS, encoded by the exons ATGATAGCGGTCGGACAGATGGACGGGAGCCGGCAGAGCGCGTTCGTGCTGAGCAGTCCGCCGTTAGCGGCCCTGCATTCAATGACCGAGATGAAGAACCCCTTGTACCCTTACTCCATGCAGCCCGGAGCCGGGACGGGGGCCGGGGCATCATCCACTTCATCGTCCCCTAGCCCGCCAGGTATCATCAGTGCAGCGACCaccgcggcggcggcggcggcggcgacgGGGCTCAAGTGCACGTCCAGCTTGCCCGGTTTCATGACACAGCAGCTGTCCTCCGCCACTCCCCACGGCATCAACGACATCCTGAACCGTCCGCTGATGCTGCCGGGCGGGGGAGGCGGAGGCggaggaggcggcggcggcggaggaggtggtggtgcaggaggaggaggggtcgCTTCGACTTTGCTTTCGGGAATCCCGCGATTTAACACCAGCCTGAGTCCGCCGCCACCGGGTATGTACTTCAgcccggcggcggcggcggcggcagcgGCGGCGGCGGCAGCTGTGGCCCGTTACCCCAAGCCGCTGGCTGAGTTGCCGGGGAGGACTCCTATCTTCTGGCCCGGAGTCATGCAGAGTCCGCCGTGGAGGGAAGCCAGGCTGGGCTGTTCACCCC ATCAGGGTGCCATGCTGATTGACAAAGACGGAAAGAGGAAACACACCAGGCCTACGTTCTCGGGACAACAAATTTTTGCATTGGAAAAAACTTTTGAACAAACTAAATATTTAGCAGGGCCTGAAAGGGCGAGACTGGCGTATTCACTCGGGATGACGGAGAGTCAAGTCAAG GTCTGGTTTCAGAACAGACGGACGAAATGGAGGAAGAAACACGCGGCAGAAATGGCTACAGCCAAGAAAAAGCAGGACTCGGAGACAGAGAGATTAAAAGGCGCCTCGGAGAATGATGAAGACGATGATGATTACAACAAGCCCCTGGATCCCAATTCCGACGACGAAAAGATTTCCCAGTTACTAAAGAAACACAAACCCACTACATTGCACGTCCATACAAGTGAAAACGAGAGCTCCTAA